The following proteins are encoded in a genomic region of Acidobacteriota bacterium:
- a CDS encoding protein kinase — protein MTPERWQKIKPILERSLAIPVVGRSEFLKDVCDDEEMLREVEAFLEFENVESTGLDSSALTIITDGSVAGSMIGANIGRYEIVSELGAGGMGSVYLAIRADGEFKQKVALKLIKSGIGSESILKRFYAERQILATLDHPNIAHLIDGGTTENGTPYFVLEYVEGDTITDFARTRKLDLEGRLDLFRMVCAGVSFAHQNLIIHRDLKPSNILVNNEGIPKLLDFGIAKLLKDDCDGQTVTQHLAFTPEFASPEQIRGENLTTATDVYSLGVVLYQLLTGVRPFRFEGKNFGQIVQTASETVPVRPSAADTLEIPHDVETDAVYPRSRLRGDIDNIILKALNKDPARRYSSVEQFSEDIRRHLKGLPVFARQDSLRYRAEKFARRNPLVVGSIALAFMILVAGIFTTTYQARRANVERERAERRFNEVRALANSFIFEINEKFAESPIEARELLVHRGLEYLDKLSTEAEGDEELQGELAAAYQKIGNLQSELFNPNLGKTSEALLSQRKALEIRDKLLALDPTNRSRILDAIQSRIDVANILSMSGKVAEAREEYRKAASQGETALESSPGDVKLRNTLARSYAMLGQSILRSGSLTGALENYERARIIYQKINDENPNVDTNLLSLSIISSYIGYVKLEMGSTDEAIRYFEEAFSLTKRSIDLDPAKPGVDNAIIIPHLWLGVAISHIDPDKGLFHIRRSLEMQQAVANADRKNLGELNSIADCYLELGRALTRKAEREGNPTAALESAVSAFKTAIKDYEIVKQADQQNISTLRQIAFTRTSLGDALGKLGKKALAVAAYEQALFESEQVNQKDGNNSEFRHDLALCLSRLAEHRVKPAVNINRAIAILEKLVAESPEHKQRRFDLEKAKALSAKIT, from the coding sequence ATGACCCCAGAACGCTGGCAGAAGATCAAACCAATACTCGAACGATCACTGGCTATTCCGGTGGTGGGGCGAAGTGAATTCCTCAAAGATGTGTGTGACGATGAGGAGATGCTTCGCGAAGTCGAGGCCTTTCTTGAATTTGAGAATGTCGAATCAACCGGACTGGACAGTTCGGCCTTAACGATCATCACTGATGGTTCTGTCGCAGGCTCAATGATCGGCGCGAATATCGGCCGATACGAGATCGTGTCCGAACTCGGTGCCGGCGGAATGGGCTCGGTCTATCTTGCTATTAGAGCAGACGGTGAATTCAAGCAAAAAGTCGCACTCAAGCTGATCAAAAGCGGCATCGGCTCGGAGTCGATCCTCAAGCGTTTTTACGCGGAACGGCAGATCCTGGCCACTCTTGACCATCCGAACATCGCACATTTGATCGACGGCGGAACTACCGAAAACGGAACTCCATATTTCGTATTGGAATATGTCGAAGGCGATACGATCACCGATTTTGCCCGCACCCGCAAACTGGATCTCGAGGGCCGGCTTGATTTGTTTCGTATGGTCTGTGCAGGTGTTTCGTTTGCACATCAGAACCTTATCATTCATCGCGATCTCAAGCCGTCAAATATTTTGGTAAATAATGAAGGAATTCCAAAACTGCTCGATTTTGGCATTGCGAAACTTCTCAAAGATGATTGTGACGGGCAAACGGTCACACAGCACTTGGCATTCACGCCCGAATTCGCGTCACCCGAACAGATACGCGGGGAAAACCTGACCACGGCGACCGATGTGTATTCGCTCGGTGTTGTCCTATACCAACTGCTGACCGGCGTTCGGCCGTTCAGGTTTGAAGGAAAGAACTTTGGACAAATAGTGCAGACGGCAAGTGAAACGGTCCCTGTTCGGCCATCGGCAGCCGACACATTGGAAATTCCGCACGATGTTGAGACAGACGCCGTGTATCCGAGGTCAAGGCTTCGCGGCGATATCGACAATATAATTCTCAAGGCTCTAAACAAGGATCCCGCCAGGCGTTATTCGTCAGTCGAACAGTTTTCCGAAGATATTCGCCGTCATTTGAAGGGGCTGCCGGTCTTTGCACGGCAGGATTCGCTTCGGTATCGGGCAGAGAAATTTGCTCGACGAAATCCGCTGGTGGTGGGATCTATTGCCCTTGCATTTATGATACTTGTCGCGGGAATTTTCACGACAACCTATCAGGCTCGACGAGCAAATGTCGAACGAGAACGAGCCGAACGTCGCTTCAATGAGGTCCGGGCACTCGCGAATTCGTTCATTTTTGAGATAAATGAGAAGTTCGCCGAGAGTCCGATCGAAGCCCGCGAATTGTTGGTTCACAGAGGCCTCGAATATCTCGATAAGCTTTCAACCGAGGCCGAAGGTGATGAAGAATTGCAAGGCGAATTGGCTGCTGCATATCAGAAGATCGGCAATCTTCAGTCGGAGCTCTTTAATCCCAATCTCGGAAAAACATCCGAGGCTCTACTAAGCCAGCGAAAGGCGCTTGAGATCCGCGACAAGTTGCTGGCACTAGACCCGACCAATAGATCGCGCATTCTCGATGCCATTCAGAGCCGCATCGATGTTGCGAATATTCTATCGATGAGCGGAAAGGTTGCAGAAGCACGAGAAGAGTACCGAAAAGCGGCATCGCAGGGGGAAACCGCACTAGAATCATCGCCCGGCGACGTCAAACTCCGAAACACCCTCGCGCGAAGCTATGCAATGCTCGGCCAATCGATACTGCGAAGCGGCTCCTTGACCGGTGCTCTGGAAAATTACGAAAGAGCCCGAATTATCTATCAAAAGATCAACGATGAAAACCCAAATGTCGACACAAATTTATTGTCGCTCAGCATAATCTCGTCATACATCGGCTATGTAAAGCTGGAAATGGGCTCGACCGACGAAGCCATTAGATATTTTGAAGAGGCATTTTCGCTGACCAAGCGATCGATCGATCTGGACCCGGCGAAGCCGGGTGTTGATAACGCGATCATAATTCCGCACCTCTGGCTCGGTGTCGCAATCAGCCACATTGACCCGGACAAGGGACTCTTCCATATTAGGCGGTCTTTGGAAATGCAGCAGGCAGTCGCCAACGCCGACCGAAAGAACCTTGGAGAACTAAATTCGATCGCGGATTGTTATCTCGAGCTAGGCCGGGCATTGACGCGGAAAGCTGAACGCGAAGGAAACCCGACTGCTGCACTGGAGTCGGCTGTCTCCGCGTTTAAGACGGCGATCAAAGATTATGAGATCGTAAAACAGGCAGATCAGCAAAACATATCTACCTTAAGACAGATCGCTTTTACTCGAACGTCTCTCGGCGATGCGTTGGGAAAATTGGGCAAAAAGGCACTCGCCGTCGCAGCCTACGAACAGGCACTTTTCGAATCGGAACAGGTCAATCAAAAAGACGGCAATAACAGTGAATTTCGCCACGACTTGGCATTATGCCTTTCGCGTTTGGCGGAACATCGTGTGAAACCCGCGGTGAATATCAACCGTGCGATCGCGATCCTGGAAAAACTCGTCGCCGAATCACCTGAACACAAACAACGGCGGTTCGATCTCGAAAAGGCCAAAGCCCTTTCGGCGAAGATCACCTAG